In one Vanessa tameamea isolate UH-Manoa-2023 chromosome 12, ilVanTame1 primary haplotype, whole genome shotgun sequence genomic region, the following are encoded:
- the LOC113393120 gene encoding probable sodium/potassium-transporting ATPase subunit beta-3, with amino-acid sequence MYLIFLSTYTLIFLFGSLSLIKFLDDFQTIDKVELLTYSTQGIGLSATPTSLNSLPVIWYRNDPEDYAKYVDAVADVLNKRKKREIKNITDLGACGSSPYGYGHSPCIILRINKQLKWSVKPMNADIAKKLNAPKKVQEWMKMEQKLWLHCDGIHSYDKEHLGKLTYYPDPPGFDPNMFPLTKSTDSPLIAVQISDFTLGISLALECKLWHHEGVSTIEFMLYVTPKKIDHL; translated from the coding sequence ATGTATCTGATTTTCCTGAGTACGTATACGTTGATATTCCTTTTTGGTTCGTTGTCATTAATCAAGTTTTTGGATGACTTTCAAACTATCGACAAAGTTGAACTCTTAACCTATTCAACCCAAGGGATCGGTTTATCCGCAACCCCGACATCATTGAACAGCTTACCTGTTATTTGGTACAGAAATGACCCAGAAGATTACGCGAAGTATGTTGACGCGGTGGCAGATGTACTTAATAAAAGGAAGAAAAGGgaaattaagaatattacagATTTGGGAGCATGTGGCTCATCTCCATACGGTTATGGGCATAGCCCTTGTatcattttaagaataaataaacaactcaaATGGTCAGTAAAACCAATGAATGCAGATATAGCGAAAAAGCTAAATGCTCCAAAAAAGGTGCAGGAATGGATGAAAATGGAACAGAAATTATGGTTACACTGTGATGGGATTCACTCATATGATAAGGAACATCTGGGTAAACTCACGTATTATCCAGATCCACCAGGATTTGATCCGAATATGTTTCCTTTGACTAAAAGCACTGATTCTCCATTGATAGCGGTTCAGATTTCTGATTTTACGTTGGGGATATCGCTGGCTTTGGAATGTAAACTATGGCATCACGAAGGAGTATCAACTATTGAATTCATGTTATATGTCACACCTAAGAAAATAGAtcatttatga